In Sodalis ligni, a single genomic region encodes these proteins:
- a CDS encoding RBBP9/YdeN family alpha/beta hydrolase produces MNMPDKIVIIHGFLSTPRYHWFRWLKEQLEKQGTQVILPSMPSPRAPCPDRWLSHLKACVPAPSRRTWFIAHSLGCITLMRYLASLGEGVSVGGAMLVAGFAEPVAGFPELDRFTLEQIDYGRLKKSVGRLVALRSLNDEVVPPDLTQTLSRSLSAELYSFPAAGHFREQDGFIQFPALLDMLNDYRYVTE; encoded by the coding sequence ATGAATATGCCTGACAAGATAGTGATCATCCATGGATTTCTGTCCACGCCGCGCTATCACTGGTTCCGCTGGCTAAAAGAGCAGCTGGAAAAACAGGGAACCCAGGTCATTCTGCCCAGCATGCCCTCGCCTCGGGCTCCCTGTCCGGATCGCTGGCTGTCGCATCTGAAAGCCTGTGTACCCGCACCCTCCCGCCGCACCTGGTTTATTGCCCATAGTCTGGGGTGCATTACCCTGATGCGGTATCTCGCCTCGCTGGGGGAGGGGGTTTCCGTCGGCGGCGCCATGCTGGTGGCGGGATTTGCCGAACCGGTAGCGGGATTTCCCGAACTGGATCGCTTTACCCTGGAGCAAATCGATTATGGCCGGCTGAAGAAAAGCGTCGGACGGTTGGTTGCCTTGCGGTCGCTGAATGATGAGGTTGTCCCGCCGGATCTCACTCAAACCCTGAGCCGATCGCTTAGCGCCGAACTCTACAGCTTTCCCGCCGCGGGACATTTCAGGGAACAGGATGGCTTTATCCAGTTCCCGGCGTTGTTGGACATGCTTAACGATTACAGGTATGTGACGGAATAA
- a CDS encoding MFS transporter encodes MNQEADRGSLSRTHVTVFAIACGITVANIYYAQPLAQTIGRALAMPGTLSGLVVTVTQIGYAAGLILLVSLADLMENRRLVIAALLGDALALVAMAFAPAVSLFFLAVFAVGFFSASAQVLVPFAAHMVPEARRGRVVGNVMGGLLLGIMLSRPLSSLLAGWFGWQAVFWLSALLMAALALMLRFQLPTRQPRHDSHYLAILGSLWHLFRSTPLLRRRALWQGLLFAAFNMFWTATPMVLSGPRFNLSPHGIALFLLAGAAGALAAPIAGRLADKGLSQPTTGVAMLMVALAFASTFAAWSLHSITLFVVAAIVLDAGVQTHQVLSLRAIYTLPAEARGRLNGLFMTSVFLCGSGGALLAGALFSREDWPGVAAAGCVVSVLALVSFAAVKTLGHVKEA; translated from the coding sequence ATGAATCAAGAGGCTGATCGCGGGTCGCTTTCCCGGACTCACGTCACTGTTTTCGCCATCGCATGCGGCATTACCGTCGCCAATATCTATTATGCGCAGCCGCTGGCGCAAACCATCGGGCGTGCGCTGGCGATGCCGGGCACCCTGTCGGGTCTGGTGGTCACCGTGACCCAAATAGGCTATGCCGCCGGGTTGATTCTGCTGGTTTCGCTGGCAGACCTGATGGAAAACCGCCGGCTGGTTATCGCCGCCCTGCTGGGGGATGCGCTGGCGCTGGTGGCCATGGCGTTTGCACCGGCTGTCTCGCTGTTTTTCCTGGCCGTTTTTGCCGTCGGCTTTTTCTCCGCGTCGGCTCAGGTCCTGGTGCCCTTCGCGGCGCACATGGTGCCGGAAGCGCGGCGCGGCAGGGTGGTGGGTAATGTCATGGGGGGGCTGCTGCTGGGCATCATGCTGTCGCGTCCGTTGTCCAGCCTGCTTGCCGGCTGGTTCGGCTGGCAGGCGGTCTTCTGGCTGTCCGCCCTGCTGATGGCCGCACTGGCCCTGATGCTGCGCTTTCAGCTACCGACCCGCCAGCCGCGCCATGACAGCCACTACCTGGCCATTCTAGGTTCGTTGTGGCACCTGTTTCGTTCCACGCCGCTATTACGCCGCCGCGCCCTGTGGCAGGGGTTGCTGTTTGCCGCCTTCAACATGTTCTGGACGGCGACGCCCATGGTGCTCAGCGGCCCGCGTTTTAATCTTTCGCCGCACGGCATCGCGCTGTTTTTATTGGCCGGCGCCGCCGGTGCGCTGGCCGCCCCTATAGCCGGCCGGCTGGCGGATAAAGGATTGTCGCAACCTACGACGGGAGTGGCAATGCTTATGGTGGCGCTGGCGTTTGCTTCCACGTTCGCCGCCTGGTCGCTGCACAGCATCACTCTTTTCGTCGTGGCGGCCATCGTGCTGGATGCCGGCGTGCAGACCCACCAGGTACTGAGCCTGCGGGCGATTTATACCCTGCCGGCGGAAGCCCGCGGGAGGCTGAACGGCCTGTTTATGACCAGCGTGTTTTTGTGCGGCTCCGGCGGCGCGCTGCTGGCGGGGGCGCTGTTTTCCCGCGAGGACTGGCCCGGGGTGGCCGCCGCCGGCTGTGTTGTTTCCGTATTGGCGCTGGTTTCGTTTGCCGCCGTCAAAACATTGGGCCATGTAAAAGAGGCCTGA
- a CDS encoding ANR family transcriptional regulator, translating into MAFKNLDSPLYFRAAIAAARIERTGDYRHAAQTWSKAARYSRNPLNQTWSEHRADFCVMQIERERLKRSEQSVKNATVYSVTYL; encoded by the coding sequence ATGGCATTTAAAAACCTCGACAGCCCGCTCTACTTTCGGGCGGCCATCGCCGCAGCGCGGATAGAGCGTACAGGGGATTATCGGCATGCGGCGCAGACCTGGAGCAAAGCCGCACGGTATTCGCGCAATCCGCTCAATCAAACCTGGAGCGAACATCGCGCGGATTTTTGTGTGATGCAAATCGAGCGCGAAAGGCTCAAAAGGAGCGAACAAAGCGTTAAAAACGCCACTGTTTATTCCGTCACATACCTGTAA